A genomic segment from Actinoplanes sichuanensis encodes:
- a CDS encoding phytanoyl-CoA dioxygenase family protein, producing the protein MTQVEAPAWTPMTAQEREAFDRDGYIVVPSVLSESEIEAGRAAILGYYEKQKSEGKLSATGALHQLSPIAHVPELAFLIDHPKAFKYIWSLLGWNLHIYHSHIDVHPQLHEKQKDWWHWHQDGGRQNREIETDPRPMLSVKLAYWFSDVSETGRGNFTVLPGSHKTNWLPGPPSRGVPWPQPEGATQITANAGDLVVFDRRIWHARSDNYSDITRVGAFFGYTPRWIAMRDENAELPNTPAWNDLNDVQKQLLGGFGNGDGDHQWGHYPETTPLYGALKERGLLDSSIPALIP; encoded by the coding sequence ATGACTCAGGTGGAGGCGCCGGCGTGGACGCCGATGACCGCGCAGGAGCGGGAGGCGTTCGACCGCGACGGCTACATCGTCGTGCCGTCGGTGCTGAGTGAGAGCGAGATCGAGGCCGGTCGGGCCGCGATCCTGGGGTATTACGAGAAGCAGAAGTCCGAGGGCAAGCTGAGCGCGACAGGTGCCCTGCACCAGCTGTCGCCGATCGCGCACGTGCCCGAACTGGCCTTCCTGATCGACCACCCCAAGGCTTTCAAGTACATCTGGTCGCTGCTCGGGTGGAATCTGCACATCTACCACTCGCACATCGACGTGCACCCGCAGCTGCACGAGAAGCAGAAGGACTGGTGGCACTGGCACCAGGACGGCGGCCGGCAGAACCGGGAGATCGAGACCGACCCGCGGCCGATGCTGTCGGTCAAGCTGGCCTACTGGTTCTCCGACGTGAGCGAGACCGGCCGGGGCAACTTCACCGTCCTGCCCGGCAGCCACAAGACCAACTGGCTGCCCGGCCCGCCGAGCCGTGGCGTTCCGTGGCCGCAGCCCGAGGGTGCGACCCAGATCACCGCGAACGCCGGTGACCTGGTCGTCTTCGACCGCCGTATCTGGCACGCCCGGTCGGACAACTACTCCGACATCACCCGTGTCGGCGCGTTCTTCGGCTACACCCCGCGCTGGATCGCCATGCGTGACGAGAACGCCGAGCTGCCGAACACCCCGGCCTGGAACGACCTCAACGACGTGCAGAAGCAGCTGCTCGGCGGCTTCGGCAACGGCGACGGCGACCACCAATGGGGTCACTACCCGGAGACCACGCCGCTCTACGGCGCGCTCAAGGAGCGGGGCCTGCTCGACTCCAGCATCCCGGCGCTGATCCCGTAG
- a CDS encoding mycoredoxin, whose translation MLTMYSTSWCGYCHRLKSQLDREGIAYDVVDIEQDEASAAFVRSVNGGNQTVPTLKFADGSALTNPSIVQVKQHLAAIAA comes from the coding sequence ATGCTGACCATGTACTCGACGTCCTGGTGTGGGTACTGCCACCGCCTCAAGTCGCAACTCGACCGGGAGGGCATCGCCTACGACGTCGTCGACATCGAGCAGGACGAGGCCTCGGCCGCGTTCGTGCGCAGCGTGAACGGCGGGAACCAGACGGTGCCGACCCTGAAGTTCGCCGACGGCTCGGCTCTGACGAACCCGTCGATCGTCCAGGTCAAGCAGCACCTCGCCGCGATCGCGGCATGA